A stretch of Schistocerca americana isolate TAMUIC-IGC-003095 chromosome 3, iqSchAmer2.1, whole genome shotgun sequence DNA encodes these proteins:
- the LOC124607037 gene encoding UDP-galactose translocator, translating to MSSVSNLKVASNIQQRRVLILKHLSLITLTLQNAILGLSMRYARTRVGDMFFSSTAVFMSEVVKLFTCILLVWQEEGSLQRCVTALHNTIIKQPMDTLKVCVPSLVYIIQNNMLYVSASHLDAATYQVTYQLKILTTAMFTVLILRRSLRPIQWVALVVLLIGVVLVQLAHTDPPTPPPAGAPKQNRFIGFSAALFACVLSGFAGIYFEKILKGSDISVWMRNVQLSFLSLPFGLLTCLFNDWTKIKHVGFFFGYDFFVWYLVVLQAGGGLLVAMVVKYADNILKGFATSLAIVISCIASIYLFNFQLELQFVVGALLVMCSIFMYSYQPKAPQPQSGITIKV from the coding sequence ATGTCGAGTGTGTCGAATCTCAAAGTCGCATCCAATATTCAGCAGAGACGAGTGTTGATATTGAAACATTTAAGTCTTATTACGCTCACATTACAGAATGCAATTCTCGGTCTCAGTATGCGGTATGCGAGGACTAGAGTGGGTGACATGTTTTTTTCGTCAACTGCAGTATTTATGTCTGAAGTTGTGAAGCTGTTTACATGTATTTTGTTGGTATGGCAAGAAGAAGGTTCCTTGCAGAGATGTGTAACAGCTTTACACAACACTATTATCAAGCAGCCCATGGACACTTTGAAAGTATGTGTACCTTCATTGGTATACATCATTCAGAACAATATGCTTTATGTATCTGCGTCTCATCTCGATGCAGCAACTTATCAAGTAACATATCAGTTGAAGATTCTCACAACTGCCATGTTCACTGTTTTGATTTTACGAAGAAGCCTCCGACCTATACAGTGGGTGGCTCTTGTAGTATTGTTGATAGGAGTGGTTTTGGTGCAATTAGCACACACTGATCCTCCAACTCCTCCACCTGCAGGTGCTCCAAAACAGAATCGTTTTATTGGTTTTTCTGCCGCTTTGTTTGCATGTGTTCTTTCTGGCTTTGCAGGaatatattttgaaaaaattcTCAAGGGATCAGACATTTCTGTATGGATGCGTAATGTGCAGCTTAGTTTTTTGTCTCTGCCATTTGGTCTCTTAACATGCCTCTTCAATGACTGGACGAAAATCAAACATGTTGGTTTCTTTTTTGGTTATGATTTCTTTGTTTGGTACTTAGTTGTTCTCCAGGCTGGGGGTGGTCTCTTGGTTGCAATGGTGGTTAAATATGCTGACAACATTCTTAAGGGTTTTGCTACGTCATTGGCCATTGTTATATCATGTATCGCATCCATTTATCTCTTCAATTTCCAACTTGAGCTTCAATTTGTAGTAGGGGCACTACTTGTTATGTGTTCAATATTTATGTACAGTTATCAGCCTAAAGCTCCCCAACCACAGAGTGGCATTACTATAAAGGTATAA